The following are encoded in a window of Bacillus xiapuensis genomic DNA:
- the aroH gene encoding chorismate mutase, protein MVRGIRGAITVERNEEDAIVLAAEKLLREMIRLNQVAPENVCSVFISVTDDLNAAFPAKALRRFDGWDYVPVMCMNEVPVPGSLQKCIRVMLHVNTEALQTDIQHIYLEKAVCLRPDLHKQDHSVR, encoded by the coding sequence ATGGTGAGAGGAATTCGGGGAGCCATTACTGTGGAAAGAAATGAAGAAGACGCGATTGTCCTGGCAGCAGAAAAGCTATTGCGTGAAATGATCCGGTTAAATCAAGTTGCACCTGAAAATGTTTGCTCCGTGTTCATATCCGTAACAGATGATCTGAATGCGGCTTTTCCGGCGAAGGCGCTAAGGCGGTTCGATGGCTGGGATTATGTGCCGGTAATGTGTATGAATGAGGTGCCGGTACCCGGCAGTTTACAAAAGTGCATTCGAGTGATGTTGCATGTAAATACGGAAGCACTGCAAACAGACATTCAGCATATCTATCTCGAAAAGGCGGTTTGCCTTCGCCCTGATCTGCATAAGCAAGACCATTCAGTCCGTTGA
- the lhaT gene encoding lipoprotein heptaprenylglyceryl N-acetyltransferase LhaT, with product MHNLYKIVTNRITLWALFVINIAGTVYGYMWYGEQLERTPVYFLPFVPDSPTASLFFVLVLLGFLINKQWGLMQALAVITLFKYGIWAVIMNLLTLQVTGFLPWEGYMLMASHLGMAIQGLLYAPFYRIKRWHLAAAAIWTVHNEIIDYVFMQYPVYSQLNLYIQKIGYFTFWLSIFSILLAWYVGVRKDRLQWRFPAKG from the coding sequence TTGCACAATTTGTATAAAATAGTCACCAATCGCATAACTTTATGGGCGTTGTTTGTCATCAATATCGCCGGAACAGTTTACGGATATATGTGGTACGGGGAGCAGCTGGAGCGAACGCCGGTTTATTTTCTTCCATTCGTGCCGGATAGCCCGACCGCCAGTTTATTTTTTGTGCTTGTTCTGCTGGGGTTTTTAATCAACAAGCAATGGGGACTGATGCAAGCGCTCGCGGTCATTACGCTGTTTAAATACGGGATTTGGGCCGTTATTATGAACTTGCTGACTCTTCAAGTGACCGGCTTTTTGCCATGGGAAGGGTATATGCTGATGGCTTCTCACCTCGGGATGGCCATTCAAGGCTTATTATATGCCCCTTTTTATCGCATAAAGCGCTGGCATTTAGCTGCAGCCGCCATTTGGACAGTGCATAATGAAATCATTGATTATGTATTTATGCAATATCCCGTCTATTCACAACTAAATCTATATATTCAAAAGATCGGATACTTTACTTTCTGGCTCAGCATTTTTTCCATATTGCTTGCTTGGTATGTGGGGGTAAGAAAAGACCGCCTGCAATGGCGTTTTCCTGCTAAAGGATAG
- the qcrB gene encoding menaquinol-cytochrome c reductase cytochrome b subunit produces MLNRIYDWVDERLDITPMWRDIADHEVPEHVNPAHHFSAFVYCFGGLTFFVTVIQILSGMFLTMYYVPDIKNAWESVYYLQNEVAFGMIVRGMHHWGASLVIVMIFLHTLRVFFQGAYKKPRELNWIVGVLIFFVMLGLGFTGYLLPWDMKALFATKVGIEIAAATPFIGEQVKILLAGHSDIVGAQTLTRFFAIHVFFLPAALLGLMGAHFIMIRKQGISGPL; encoded by the coding sequence ATGCTTAACAGGATTTATGATTGGGTTGATGAGCGTTTGGATATTACACCGATGTGGCGCGATATCGCTGACCATGAAGTGCCTGAGCACGTAAACCCTGCGCATCATTTTTCCGCGTTTGTTTACTGCTTTGGCGGATTGACGTTTTTTGTCACCGTGATTCAAATTTTATCAGGCATGTTTTTAACGATGTACTATGTTCCTGATATCAAAAACGCTTGGGAGTCTGTCTATTATCTGCAAAACGAAGTAGCATTTGGTATGATCGTACGCGGCATGCATCACTGGGGTGCGAGTTTAGTCATTGTAATGATATTTTTACATACCTTGCGCGTATTTTTCCAAGGTGCTTACAAGAAGCCTCGTGAATTGAACTGGATCGTTGGTGTATTGATTTTCTTCGTTATGCTCGGACTTGGTTTCACAGGCTATTTGTTGCCTTGGGATATGAAAGCGCTATTCGCAACGAAAGTAGGCATTGAGATTGCGGCCGCCACGCCGTTTATTGGGGAACAGGTGAAAATCCTGCTGGCGGGGCATTCTGATATCGTCGGCGCTCAAACGCTTACACGATTCTTTGCTATTCACGTGTTCTTCCTGCCGGCCGCCTTGCTTGGCTTAATGGGAGCCCACTTCATTATGATTCGTAAACAAGGCATTTCTGGCCCGTTATAA
- a CDS encoding ubiquinol-cytochrome c reductase iron-sulfur subunit translates to MSKQRVSRRQFLNYTLTGVGGFMAAGMLMPMVRFAVDPVLEAGGKGEFHATQQKVDELSKTPTRVDFSYEQKDAWYTSEVTQTAWVYKDDNGEVVALSPVCKHLGCTVNWEGNNHKNQFFCPCHNGLYEKNGKNVPGTPPTKPLDVYPTKVKDGFLQLGKPKPNNIV, encoded by the coding sequence ATGAGTAAACAGCGTGTTTCAAGACGCCAGTTCCTTAACTACACCTTGACAGGAGTAGGCGGGTTTATGGCGGCGGGGATGTTAATGCCGATGGTTCGCTTCGCAGTAGATCCTGTGCTGGAAGCCGGCGGCAAGGGAGAATTTCACGCAACGCAGCAAAAAGTTGATGAATTAAGTAAAACTCCAACGCGCGTTGATTTCTCTTACGAACAAAAAGATGCGTGGTACACTTCCGAGGTGACACAAACAGCTTGGGTGTACAAAGACGACAATGGCGAAGTTGTTGCTCTATCACCTGTATGTAAGCATTTAGGCTGTACGGTTAACTGGGAGGGAAACAACCACAAAAACCAGTTTTTCTGCCCATGCCATAACGGCTTGTATGAGAAAAATGGAAAAAACGTACCTGGAACACCTCCAACAAAACCATTGGATGTTTATCCAACTAAAGTGAAAGACGGCTTCCTTCAGCTAGGCAAGCCAAAACCAAATAATATCGTGTAA
- a CDS encoding YpiF family protein — MNWNGKDTELYQQQKEYIDTVMMPLVPVSFSGDMKEAASQFEFIQLLTELLEKQFRGRILLVPPFSYRRKQEGEEKAAALNQWADEMSDAGFRHKFFFTSDSDWKLMEEAIDGTLIWVPSVPLEHMENSYKYSLIEEQAKQFVRIIVHKWQEN; from the coding sequence ATGAACTGGAATGGAAAGGATACGGAGCTTTATCAGCAGCAAAAAGAGTATATTGATACAGTAATGATGCCGCTCGTTCCGGTTTCTTTTTCGGGCGACATGAAGGAGGCGGCTTCGCAATTTGAATTTATTCAGCTGTTAACCGAGCTGCTTGAAAAGCAGTTCCGAGGGAGAATCCTGCTCGTCCCCCCATTCTCATACAGGCGCAAGCAAGAAGGAGAAGAAAAGGCAGCAGCTCTTAATCAATGGGCAGACGAGATGAGCGATGCGGGGTTTCGCCATAAGTTCTTTTTCACATCCGACAGCGACTGGAAGCTGATGGAGGAAGCGATCGATGGAACGCTCATATGGGTGCCTTCCGTTCCGCTCGAGCATATGGAGAATTCTTATAAATATTCGCTCATTGAAGAACAAGCGAAGCAATTTGTCCGTATCATTGTACATAAATGGCAGGAAAATTAA
- a CDS encoding sporulation protein YpjB — protein MKRIGHLLLVCLLFALPIYSQAESIDSRLLKLDHLSEQILEFTKAGRYHQSKELLETFQREQVRAQRKNDQITEQEWAVITEARQQAYELMQSPEGKEQQCIERATAFRLAVNAVSSDYKPLWIRMEKPVMTSLNELKKSSSSADHSRFHESLNAFLAHYDMLQPSLQLDIPAGRLASLENHVRYVDHFRERLLNEGASAEDIERLEKEVDTIFREMHQEEVPQPSLGWVIGITGGIIMTTLSYVGWRKYRGEKEEARHKPNH, from the coding sequence ATGAAAAGAATCGGTCACCTGCTACTAGTTTGTTTACTTTTTGCGCTTCCCATTTACAGCCAGGCAGAGAGTATAGATTCTCGCCTTCTTAAGCTAGATCATTTATCCGAGCAAATTTTAGAATTTACTAAAGCTGGCCGCTATCATCAATCTAAAGAGCTGTTAGAAACATTTCAGCGCGAACAAGTGCGGGCACAAAGAAAAAATGATCAAATCACAGAACAGGAATGGGCTGTTATTACAGAGGCTCGCCAGCAGGCGTATGAGCTCATGCAATCGCCTGAAGGGAAAGAGCAGCAATGCATAGAGAGAGCCACGGCATTTCGCTTAGCTGTGAACGCTGTCAGCTCTGATTATAAGCCGCTGTGGATTCGGATGGAAAAACCGGTTATGACTTCACTGAACGAGTTGAAGAAATCTTCTTCAAGTGCCGATCATTCCCGTTTTCATGAATCATTAAATGCCTTTTTAGCTCATTATGATATGCTTCAGCCCAGTTTGCAGCTGGATATCCCGGCCGGCCGGCTGGCATCATTAGAGAATCATGTCCGCTACGTAGATCATTTTCGGGAAAGGCTGTTAAACGAAGGGGCATCAGCAGAAGATATCGAAAGGCTTGAAAAGGAAGTCGATACCATCTTTCGTGAGATGCATCAAGAAGAAGTTCCTCAGCCTTCTCTTGGATGGGTGATTGGAATCACTGGCGGGATCATTATGACGACGTTGTCTTATGTTGGCTGGAGGAAGTACAGAGGAGAGAAAGAAGAGGCAAGACACAAGCCAAATCATTGA
- the aroA gene encoding 3-phosphoshikimate 1-carboxyvinyltransferase — translation MKQIELNLKQPALKGTIEVPGDKSISHRSVMFGALAAGKTTIRHFLKGEDCLSTIDCFRKLGVEIEETQDEIIVHGKGWDGLVEPQEILDAGNSGTTTRLLLGILAGRPFHSVLVGDESIAKRPMDRVVIPLSQMGARIAGRENGRFTPLAVQGAPLAGIHYELPVASAQVKSALLFAGLQAEGETRITEPVPTRDHTEKMIQQFGGEVKREGRTIVVAGGQPLKGTEVYVPGDISSAAFFLVAGAITADSEVELVNVGLNPTRTGIIEVLTAMGADVIVKPHETAGEGMGTVRIRSSKLRGIEIGGDLIPRLIDEIPIIALLATQADGKTVIKDAEELKVKETNRIDTVVNELKKLGAKIEATEDGMIIHGKTPLTGGRVSSYGDHRIGMMLAVAAAIASEPVIIDNIEAIAVSYPEFFCDLERLIQ, via the coding sequence ATGAAGCAGATTGAATTAAATTTAAAACAGCCCGCCTTAAAGGGAACAATTGAAGTGCCGGGAGATAAGTCGATTTCACACCGGTCGGTCATGTTCGGAGCACTGGCGGCAGGCAAAACGACTATTCGCCATTTTTTAAAAGGAGAAGATTGCTTAAGCACAATTGATTGTTTTCGCAAGCTGGGTGTGGAAATAGAAGAAACGCAGGATGAGATCATTGTCCATGGCAAGGGCTGGGACGGACTGGTTGAGCCGCAGGAGATTTTGGATGCCGGCAACTCTGGAACGACCACGAGATTGCTGCTGGGCATTTTAGCTGGGCGTCCGTTCCATTCCGTTTTAGTGGGGGATGAATCCATTGCTAAACGGCCGATGGACCGCGTAGTCATTCCGTTGTCACAAATGGGAGCGCGTATTGCCGGTCGCGAGAATGGCCGCTTCACACCTCTCGCGGTTCAAGGTGCGCCGCTTGCAGGCATTCACTATGAATTGCCGGTGGCGAGCGCTCAAGTCAAATCAGCTCTGCTGTTTGCGGGACTTCAGGCAGAGGGAGAAACGCGCATTACCGAGCCTGTTCCGACGCGGGATCATACGGAGAAAATGATTCAGCAGTTTGGAGGCGAGGTGAAGCGAGAGGGACGGACAATTGTAGTTGCAGGCGGACAACCATTGAAGGGCACAGAAGTATATGTGCCGGGAGATATTTCTTCCGCTGCTTTCTTTCTCGTTGCCGGCGCCATTACTGCGGATAGCGAAGTGGAGCTGGTGAATGTCGGGCTGAATCCGACGAGAACGGGAATTATAGAGGTGCTGACGGCCATGGGAGCTGATGTGATAGTCAAGCCGCATGAAACCGCTGGTGAAGGAATGGGCACAGTGCGGATCCGCAGTTCCAAGCTGCGGGGAATCGAAATCGGCGGAGATTTAATCCCGCGGTTAATCGATGAAATTCCGATTATTGCTTTGCTGGCTACACAGGCTGATGGAAAGACGGTCATTAAAGATGCGGAAGAGTTAAAAGTAAAAGAAACGAATCGGATCGATACGGTCGTCAACGAGCTGAAAAAATTGGGAGCCAAAATTGAAGCGACCGAGGACGGCATGATTATTCACGGGAAAACGCCGCTGACTGGAGGGCGTGTATCCTCTTATGGAGATCACCGCATCGGCATGATGCTGGCTGTTGCAGCTGCGATCGCCTCAGAACCGGTGATCATAGACAACATTGAGGCCATTGCTGTTTCTTATCCGGAATTTTTCTGCGATTTAGAGCGGTTGATCCAATAA
- a CDS encoding prephenate dehydrogenase — MRGKVFIAGLGLIGGSLAKNIKKSHPQAEVIGYDIRDSELRLAEALGVIDRRAESFKDGAEQADLIILAVPVVQTEAMIEQLAHLQLKKDVVITDTGSTKKKIMDCARQLTAKGISFIGGHPMAGSHKSGVAAAKELLFENAFYLLTPAASADEKPLAVLKKWLEGTKAKIIELPAEDHDELTGVISHFPHVIAASLVHQAERYNQQNSLVSRLAAGGFRDITRIASSNPEMWRDISLHNKEVLLELLQHWKEEMEQVINLLEKESGPRLYDYFNRAKAFRDQLPAKSMGAIPAFYDLYVDVPDYPGIISEVTAYLANERISITNIRIMETREDVYGVLVISFQSEKDRSRAKSCLEKRTNYDLFLA; from the coding sequence ATGAGAGGAAAGGTTTTTATTGCCGGTTTGGGGCTGATTGGCGGTTCCTTGGCCAAAAATATTAAAAAGTCCCATCCGCAAGCTGAAGTGATTGGATATGATATTCGCGATTCAGAATTGCGCCTGGCTGAAGCGCTGGGTGTCATTGACAGAAGAGCGGAATCATTCAAAGACGGAGCGGAGCAAGCGGACTTAATTATACTCGCTGTTCCCGTTGTGCAAACGGAAGCAATGATTGAACAGCTGGCTCATTTGCAGTTGAAAAAAGATGTGGTCATCACGGACACAGGAAGCACGAAAAAAAAGATTATGGATTGCGCCCGCCAGTTAACAGCGAAAGGCATATCGTTTATTGGCGGGCACCCGATGGCCGGGTCGCATAAAAGCGGCGTTGCCGCTGCAAAAGAACTATTATTCGAAAACGCCTTTTACTTACTGACCCCTGCTGCTTCAGCGGATGAAAAACCATTGGCCGTTTTGAAAAAGTGGCTGGAAGGTACGAAAGCCAAGATTATTGAATTGCCGGCAGAAGATCATGATGAATTAACCGGGGTCATCAGTCACTTTCCCCATGTGATTGCCGCTTCTCTTGTTCATCAGGCGGAGCGCTATAATCAGCAGAACTCATTGGTCTCACGGCTGGCAGCCGGCGGCTTTAGGGATATCACGCGCATAGCCTCCTCCAACCCGGAAATGTGGAGAGATATTTCTTTGCATAATAAAGAGGTGCTGCTTGAACTATTGCAGCATTGGAAAGAGGAGATGGAGCAGGTAATCAACCTTCTGGAAAAAGAAAGCGGTCCCCGTTTATATGACTATTTTAATCGGGCAAAGGCTTTCCGAGATCAATTGCCGGCAAAATCAATGGGAGCGATTCCCGCCTTCTACGATTTGTATGTAGATGTGCCTGATTATCCAGGGATTATTTCAGAAGTGACGGCTTATTTGGCGAATGAGAGGATCAGTATTACCAATATCCGCATTATGGAGACGCGTGAGGATGTGTATGGCGTGCTGGTCATCAGCTTTCAAAGTGAGAAGGATCGCTCACGAGCCAAAAGCTGTTTAGAAAAGAGAACCAACTACGATTTGTTTTTAGCTTGA
- the hisC gene encoding histidinol-phosphate transaminase: MKWKNQIINLKAYQPGRSIEQVRKQYGLDRVVKLASNENPFGSSPKVKEYIQSYAESFAIYPDGYITGLRSALSKKLGIQEQQLIFGNGSDEILQIVSRALLEPGKNTVMAYPTFSQYRHNAIVDGAEVREVPLVDGAHDLNAMLAAIDEQTAVVWLCSINNPTGVHLTKAQVVRFLDQVPKDVLVVLDEAYYEYVVADDYYDALEIIQTYPNVLVTRTFSKAYGLANFRVGYGFASDAVIQLLEPVREPFNVNKLAQGAAAAALADQEFISVCRKENRKGLEQYYRFCQEEGLFYYPSQGNFILIDFQCDADEVFEYLMGKGFIVRSGKALGFPTFVRVTVGSAEENTGIMAAMKSFLADRAVK, translated from the coding sequence ATGAAATGGAAAAATCAAATTATCAATTTAAAAGCCTACCAGCCCGGCCGTTCCATTGAGCAGGTGAGAAAGCAATACGGCCTGGACCGCGTCGTTAAGCTGGCTTCCAATGAAAATCCTTTTGGCTCATCTCCAAAAGTGAAAGAATACATTCAATCCTATGCGGAATCCTTTGCCATTTATCCGGACGGGTATATAACTGGATTGCGCTCCGCATTAAGCAAAAAGCTTGGCATACAGGAACAGCAGCTGATCTTTGGCAATGGATCAGATGAAATTCTGCAAATCGTTTCGCGGGCTTTGCTTGAGCCGGGCAAAAATACAGTGATGGCTTACCCGACGTTTTCGCAATATCGCCACAATGCAATCGTAGATGGGGCGGAAGTAAGGGAGGTTCCGCTGGTTGACGGAGCGCATGATTTGAATGCTATGCTGGCGGCGATCGATGAGCAAACGGCCGTTGTCTGGCTCTGCAGCATTAACAATCCTACCGGTGTTCATTTAACAAAGGCGCAAGTTGTCCGTTTTCTGGATCAGGTGCCGAAGGACGTGTTAGTCGTATTGGATGAAGCGTATTACGAATATGTCGTGGCAGACGATTATTATGACGCTCTTGAGATCATTCAAACCTATCCGAATGTATTAGTCACAAGAACATTTTCAAAGGCTTATGGGCTGGCTAACTTTCGGGTAGGCTACGGCTTTGCATCCGATGCGGTTATTCAATTGCTGGAGCCGGTCCGCGAACCGTTTAACGTCAATAAATTGGCGCAAGGAGCCGCTGCCGCCGCGCTGGCTGATCAAGAATTCATTAGCGTATGCCGTAAAGAAAATCGAAAAGGGCTGGAGCAATACTACCGTTTTTGCCAAGAGGAAGGCTTGTTCTACTATCCTTCACAGGGGAATTTTATATTAATTGATTTTCAGTGCGATGCCGATGAAGTATTTGAATACTTAATGGGAAAAGGATTTATTGTCCGCTCAGGAAAAGCGCTTGGTTTTCCGACGTTTGTGAGGGTAACTGTCGGATCTGCAGAAGAAAATACCGGCATCATGGCAGCGATGAAAAGCTTTCTAGCTGACAGAGCTGTTAAGTAG
- a CDS encoding zinc metallopeptidase yields the protein MSYLIYFLLIIAVPIWAQFRVKSTYNKFSKIPVSTDISGAAAARRILDENGLHNVRVVETNGFLSDHYNPMTKTVHLSPNNYHGRSIAGAAVAAHEVGHAIQDKENYAFLRFRHALVPVANIGSNLSWVFILIGIFAQLTGMLLLGIVLMAAGVLFQVITLPVEFNASARAMDQIVSAGIIRNDEERKARKVLNAAAMTYVAATAVAVLELVRLILLYTGMRSEE from the coding sequence ATGAGCTATCTTATTTACTTTTTGCTAATTATCGCCGTCCCGATTTGGGCTCAATTCAGAGTGAAAAGTACGTACAATAAATTTTCAAAAATCCCTGTATCCACAGACATAAGCGGCGCCGCCGCAGCCCGGCGCATACTGGATGAAAACGGATTGCACAATGTTCGGGTAGTTGAAACAAATGGTTTTTTAAGTGACCATTACAATCCAATGACCAAAACGGTGCACCTTTCTCCGAATAACTATCATGGCCGCTCAATTGCGGGAGCAGCGGTTGCTGCCCATGAGGTCGGGCATGCGATTCAGGACAAAGAAAATTATGCATTTCTTCGGTTCCGCCATGCGCTCGTTCCCGTTGCCAATATCGGTTCGAATCTTTCGTGGGTGTTCATTCTGATTGGAATATTCGCCCAGCTAACCGGCATGCTGCTGCTGGGGATCGTGTTAATGGCCGCTGGTGTGCTATTTCAAGTCATCACATTGCCTGTAGAATTCAATGCCTCAGCTAGAGCTATGGATCAAATCGTCTCTGCAGGCATCATTCGCAATGATGAGGAAAGAAAAGCGCGCAAAGTGCTAAATGCCGCTGCTATGACTTATGTGGCTGCGACGGCTGTAGC
- a CDS encoding menaquinol-cytochrome c reductase cytochrome b/c subunit has protein sequence MHRGKGMKFVGDSRIPAERKPNIPKDYSEYPGKTEAFWPNFLLKEWMVGAVFLIGYLCLTVAHPSPLERVADPTDTGYIPLPDWYFLFLYQLLKYTYASGPYNVIGAFIIPGLAFGGLFLAPFIDRGPERRPTKRPFATGFMLLALASIVFLTWESVVTHDWEAAKAQGEIKKEAEIDKTAEGYKIYQDNGCIACHGDTLTGGGANPSLVDTGLKPEEIADIAKNGRGAMPAGIFKGSDEELKKMAEYIAGLEAK, from the coding sequence ATGCATCGTGGAAAAGGGATGAAATTCGTTGGTGATTCGCGCATCCCGGCTGAGCGCAAGCCCAATATTCCGAAAGACTATTCGGAATATCCAGGGAAAACAGAAGCCTTTTGGCCGAACTTTTTATTAAAAGAGTGGATGGTAGGCGCCGTTTTCTTAATCGGTTATTTATGTTTAACGGTCGCTCATCCATCGCCGCTTGAGCGTGTGGCGGATCCTACAGATACGGGGTATATTCCGCTTCCAGACTGGTACTTCTTATTTCTTTATCAGCTTTTGAAATACACTTACGCATCGGGGCCGTACAACGTCATTGGAGCTTTTATCATTCCAGGTTTGGCTTTTGGAGGTCTTTTCTTAGCGCCGTTTATTGATCGCGGACCTGAACGGCGTCCAACTAAGCGGCCGTTTGCTACCGGATTCATGCTTCTTGCCTTGGCTTCCATCGTCTTCCTGACATGGGAATCGGTTGTGACACATGACTGGGAGGCAGCGAAAGCTCAAGGGGAAATTAAGAAGGAAGCTGAGATTGACAAAACAGCCGAGGGATACAAAATTTATCAGGATAACGGCTGTATCGCCTGTCATGGAGATACGCTGACAGGCGGCGGAGCGAATCCGTCTCTCGTAGACACTGGATTAAAGCCGGAAGAAATCGCTGACATTGCTAAAAACGGACGCGGCGCTATGCCCGCCGGAATCTTTAAAGGAAGCGATGAAGAGCTGAAGAAAATGGCTGAATACATCGCGGGTTTAGAAGCGAAGTAA
- a CDS encoding ReoY family proteolytic degradation factor, which produces MAAPVSVHEKKDFIRWFLNHFQLKRRESVWILNYLMSHDQLMERVHFVDDAQYCPRGMIMSTHCVDSAPFRFFKENVMTTDAEKSFHDIRLNKDEDIFIELKFRGSNASHQYAAVLEENPFMPKHLRITEKDKALAEKFLKDSIYRFQKERLLQKIDEALDQYDKEAFQQLTEQLKRLN; this is translated from the coding sequence ATGGCTGCCCCTGTATCTGTTCATGAGAAGAAAGATTTTATCCGCTGGTTTTTAAACCATTTTCAGTTAAAAAGACGGGAATCCGTCTGGATATTAAACTATTTAATGAGCCATGATCAGCTGATGGAAAGAGTTCATTTTGTTGATGACGCCCAATACTGTCCGAGAGGCATGATCATGTCCACGCATTGTGTTGACAGTGCGCCGTTTCGGTTTTTTAAAGAAAATGTCATGACGACAGATGCTGAAAAGTCTTTTCATGATATTCGCTTAAATAAGGATGAAGATATTTTTATCGAGTTAAAATTCCGCGGTTCAAACGCCTCTCACCAATATGCAGCAGTATTGGAGGAAAATCCTTTCATGCCAAAGCATTTGAGAATTACAGAAAAAGATAAGGCTTTGGCAGAGAAGTTTTTGAAAGATAGTATTTACCGCTTTCAGAAGGAGCGCCTGCTGCAAAAAATAGATGAAGCGCTGGATCAATATGATAAAGAAGCTTTTCAACAGTTGACAGAGCAGCTAAAACGCTTGAATTGA
- a CDS encoding tetratricopeptide repeat protein, whose translation MSYAQQMLDCLKQGADQQAMALFQKVQSFSTDEEKFFLAEELYHLGFLAETHELYKGLSEKYPGEGELRVLLAEVLVEMNKEEEAMLQLDQLDESNEFYPRALLLLADLYQMQGLYEVSEQKLLAARRLLPDEPVIQFALAELYLEQGKFLEAIRYYRELIAAGHKEIAGVFIHQRLAEGLSAGGAFEESLEHYDQALKEKLEINTLFGYAFTAFQAGYNRTAIEKFNELKALDPDYHSIYLYLAKAYEREEEAKEGLEAAQEGIRHDEFHKELYFIAGKLCLKLSKEKEAEGYFREALALDPEYSEAGLTLNKLLLHQERYEDVLEIALAARKDGDSDPQFIWDQAKAYNGMEEYSQALKAYQEAYNFFNGNHTFLEEYGYFLMEEGRRKEASEIFTKLLKGDPANEEWIALVERLKDD comes from the coding sequence ATGTCTTATGCACAACAAATGCTTGATTGTTTAAAGCAGGGGGCCGATCAGCAGGCGATGGCTTTATTTCAAAAAGTTCAATCATTCTCAACGGATGAAGAGAAGTTTTTCTTGGCCGAGGAGCTGTATCACTTAGGCTTTTTAGCTGAAACTCACGAACTATATAAAGGGTTATCAGAAAAATATCCCGGCGAAGGGGAATTGCGCGTTTTATTAGCCGAAGTGCTGGTGGAGATGAACAAGGAAGAGGAGGCGATGCTTCAGCTGGATCAATTGGACGAATCGAATGAATTCTACCCGAGAGCATTATTGCTTCTAGCCGATCTGTATCAAATGCAGGGATTATATGAAGTGAGTGAACAAAAGCTGCTTGCTGCCCGCCGTTTGCTGCCGGACGAACCGGTTATTCAATTTGCGTTAGCTGAATTGTATTTGGAGCAAGGGAAGTTTCTTGAAGCGATTCGTTATTATCGTGAATTGATCGCGGCAGGGCATAAAGAAATAGCTGGAGTTTTCATTCATCAGCGGCTGGCGGAAGGGCTGAGCGCCGGGGGAGCCTTCGAAGAAAGTCTGGAGCATTACGACCAAGCGCTGAAAGAAAAGCTTGAGATCAACACTTTATTCGGTTATGCTTTTACAGCTTTTCAAGCAGGATACAACCGAACAGCCATTGAAAAATTCAATGAATTGAAAGCGTTGGATCCTGATTATCATTCCATTTACTTGTATCTGGCAAAAGCGTATGAGCGTGAAGAAGAGGCCAAAGAGGGGCTTGAGGCGGCCCAGGAGGGAATTCGTCACGATGAATTTCATAAGGAGCTTTATTTCATCGCCGGAAAATTATGCTTAAAGCTGTCTAAAGAGAAAGAGGCGGAAGGTTATTTTCGGGAAGCGCTGGCGCTTGACCCTGAATATTCTGAGGCCGGACTGACGCTGAACAAGTTGCTGCTGCATCAGGAGCGGTATGAAGATGTGCTTGAGATTGCGCTGGCGGCTAGAAAAGATGGCGATTCCGATCCGCAGTTTATCTGGGACCAAGCGAAAGCATATAATGGAATGGAAGAATACAGCCAGGCATTAAAAGCTTACCAAGAAGCATATAATTTCTTTAACGGCAATCATACATTTCTCGAAGAATACGGCTATTTCTTAATGGAAGAAGGCCGGCGAAAAGAGGCGTCTGAGATTTTTACAAAGTTGTTAAAAGGCGACCCGGCCAATGAAGAGTGGATCGCATTAGTTGAACGGCTGAAGGATGATTAA